In Vigna unguiculata cultivar IT97K-499-35 chromosome 3, ASM411807v1, whole genome shotgun sequence, a single genomic region encodes these proteins:
- the LOC114179722 gene encoding caffeoyl-CoA O-methyltransferase yields MANNGEQNQTEAGRHQEVGHKSLLQSDALYQYILETSVYPREPESMKELRELTAKHPWNIMTTSADEGQFLNMLLKLINAKNTMEIGVYTGYSLLATALALPDDGKILAMDINRENYELGLPVIKKAGVDHKIEFREGPALPVLDEMVKDEKNHGSYDFIFVDADKDNYINYHKRLIELVKVGGLIGYDNTLWNGSVVAPPDAPLRKYVRYYRDFVLELNKALAADPRIEICMLPVGDGITLCRRIK; encoded by the exons ATGGCAAACAACGGTGAACAAAATCAAACTGAAGCTGGAAGGCACCAAGAGGTTGGTCACAAGAGTCTTCTCCAGAGTGATGCTCTTTACCAG TATATTCTGGAGACCAGTGTCTACCCAAGAGAACCTGAATCCATGAAAGAATTGAGAGAGTTGACAGCGAAGCACCCTTG GAACATCATGACTACCTCTGCTGACGAAGGACAATTCTTGAACATGCTCCTTAAGCTTATCAATGCCAAGAATACCATGGAAATTGGTGTCTACACTGGGTATTCACTGCTTGCCACCGCCCTCGCTCTTCCTGATGATGGAAAG ATCTTGGCCATGGACATTAACAGGGAGAATTACGAGCTGGGTTTGCCTGTGATTAAAAAAGCTGGTGTTGACCACAAAATTGAATTCAGAGAAGGTCCTGCTCTTCCAGTTCTCGATGAGATGGTTAAGGAT GAGAAGAACCATGGGAGCTATGATTTCATCTTTGTGGATGCAGACAAGGACAACTACATCAACTACCACAAAAGGTTGATTGAGCTTGTCAAAGTTGGAGGCTTGATCGGGTACGACAACACCCTATGGAACGGTTCTGTGGTGGCACCCCCTGATGCTCCTCTCAGAAAGTATGTTAGGTACTACAGGGACTTCGTGTTGGAGCTCAACAAGGCTTTGGCTGCGGACCCCAGAATCGAAATTTGCATGCTTCCGGTTGGTGATGGAATCACTCTCTGCCGCCGGATCAAGTGA
- the LOC114176783 gene encoding 40S ribosomal protein S16-like, with translation MSQGQELEQVQCFGRKKTAVAVTYCKRGRGLIKINGCPIELVEPEILRFKAFEPILLLGKSRFAGVDMRIRVNGGGHTSQIYAIRQSIAKALVAFYQKYVDEQSKKEIKDILVRYDRTLLVADPRRCEPKKFGGRGARARFQKSYR, from the coding sequence ATGTCACAGGGACAAGAGCTGGAGCAGGTGCAATGCTTCGGCCGCAAGAAGACGGCGGTGGCGGTTACCTACTGCAAACGAGGTCGCGGCCTTATCAAGATCAATGGTTGCCCCATCGAGCTCGTCGAACCGGAAATCCTCCGGTTCAAGGCTTTTGAGCCGATCCTCCTTCTCGGGAAGAGCCGGTTCGCGGGAGTGGATATGCGAATCCGCGTCAACGGTGGTGGTCACACCTCCCAGATTTACGCCATTCGTCAGAGCATTGCCAAAGCCCTGGTCGCCTTCTACCAGAAGTACGTGGACGAACAGAGCAAGAAGGAGATCAAGGACATCCTCGTTCGCTATGACCGCACGTTGCTCGTTGCGGACCCCAGGCGCTGCGAGCCTAAGAAGTTCGGTGGTCGCGGTGCTCGAGCCAGGTTCCAGAAGTCTTACCGTTGA